The proteins below come from a single Chryseobacterium bernardetii genomic window:
- a CDS encoding c-type cytochrome, translating into MKKIIAAASFTAILLVSCTPKASASATTAGTSTSTAEEIAQGKTIFENSCGKCHKLPDPTSHNSVQWVGIMNAMAPKAKLTEEQHKWVYDYIVSVKK; encoded by the coding sequence ATGAAAAAAATCATTGCTGCGGCATCATTCACAGCTATTCTATTAGTTTCCTGTACTCCAAAGGCTTCAGCATCTGCAACTACTGCAGGCACCTCAACTTCTACAGCTGAAGAGATTGCTCAGGGAAAAACTATTTTTGAAAATTCTTGTGGAAAATGCCATAAACTGCCTGATCCTACATCTCATAATTCTGTACAGTGGGTAGGAATTATGAATGCAATGGCGCCAAAGGCAAAACTAACGGAGGAGCAGCACAAATGGGTTTATGATTACATTGTTTCTGTGAAAAAGTAA
- a CDS encoding outer membrane beta-barrel protein, producing MKKVLSIALIGFSMWASAQISLAGKANLIFPTGSPSWSNIKGTVNDAIEGTGKNNVGFNVGLSLKVGLPTSLFLMPEVYYTHFKNEFTTENTTFDVKSNRIDVPVLLGYNLLGNMLGVFVGPVGSFNLSKDNTYNDFKENAKNNFTVGYQFGAQLEIKKLIVNAKYEGAFSKDERNFINKVSGSEIRYDNRPNLFMVGLGYKF from the coding sequence ATGAAAAAGGTACTTAGTATAGCGTTAATAGGGTTTTCAATGTGGGCTTCTGCACAGATCTCACTGGCAGGTAAGGCCAATTTAATATTTCCTACAGGTTCGCCTTCATGGTCCAACATTAAAGGAACAGTGAATGATGCTATTGAAGGAACAGGAAAAAACAATGTAGGTTTCAATGTGGGACTTTCATTAAAAGTAGGATTGCCTACTTCACTTTTCTTAATGCCGGAAGTGTACTACACTCACTTTAAGAATGAGTTTACCACAGAGAATACAACTTTTGACGTGAAAAGCAACCGTATTGATGTTCCGGTTCTTTTAGGATACAACCTATTAGGCAATATGTTAGGAGTTTTTGTAGGTCCGGTAGGAAGCTTTAACCTAAGCAAAGACAATACCTACAACGATTTTAAGGAAAATGCAAAAAATAACTTTACAGTAGGCTACCAGTTCGGAGCGCAACTTGAAATTAAAAAACTTATTGTAAACGCCAAATACGAAGGAGCTTTCAGTAAAGACGAAAGAAATTTCATCAACAAAGTTTCCGGTTCTGAGATCAGATATGACAACAGACCTAACCTGTTTATGGTTGGTTTAGGATATAAATTTTAA
- a CDS encoding DUF4251 domain-containing protein, giving the protein MKKYISILMIFGFLFSFQSCASQGSSDPATVNALVDSQEFTFYAQKANPTNYDVINVMNSMPNSTSTRMLSLNTGDYTIEVHKNTVDVVLPYFGRLFNPTFGNTDKNGYRFTSKDFVINKSQNKKGTWTVKIQPKDVNTVEEMYIEIFKNGKAFVSMKSNDRQPITYDGYVSKNEVKQEKEKL; this is encoded by the coding sequence ATGAAAAAGTATATTTCTATTCTGATGATATTTGGATTTCTGTTCAGCTTTCAGAGCTGTGCATCCCAAGGCTCATCAGATCCGGCAACAGTAAATGCATTAGTGGATTCACAGGAATTTACTTTCTATGCGCAAAAAGCGAACCCTACCAATTATGATGTTATCAATGTGATGAACTCAATGCCCAATTCAACTTCAACCAGAATGTTGAGCCTGAACACAGGAGATTATACTATTGAAGTTCACAAGAATACCGTAGACGTAGTGCTTCCGTATTTCGGGAGATTATTCAATCCCACTTTTGGAAATACTGATAAAAACGGATATAGATTCACTTCAAAAGATTTTGTTATCAATAAATCTCAGAATAAAAAAGGAACCTGGACTGTAAAAATTCAGCCTAAAGATGTAAACACTGTTGAAGAGATGTATATTGAGATCTTTAAAAACGGTAAAGCATTCGTTTCTATGAAAAGTAATGACAGACAGCCGATTACTTATGACGGATATGTTTCTAAAAATGAAGTAAAACAGGAAAAGGAAAAACTTTAA
- a CDS encoding 7-carboxy-7-deazaguanine synthase QueE, which yields MNKEQDILLKEGKMLPVMEHFYTLQGEGAHTGKAAYFIRLGGCDVGCHWCDVKESWDPELHPLMDAVEIAETAAKHCKTIVLTGGEPLTWNLEILTSRLKELGCTIHIETSGAYPMSGHLDWITLSPKKTGLPKEEIYQKAHELKVIVFNNHDFAFAQEQAAKVSENCKLYLQSEWSKRNDMYPKITDFILEHPEWQASVQTHKYLNIP from the coding sequence ATGAATAAAGAACAAGATATTTTATTAAAAGAAGGTAAAATGCTCCCTGTAATGGAGCATTTTTACACTTTACAGGGAGAAGGAGCACATACAGGAAAAGCCGCTTATTTTATCAGATTAGGAGGTTGCGATGTGGGCTGCCACTGGTGTGATGTAAAGGAAAGCTGGGACCCGGAGCTTCATCCGTTGATGGATGCTGTGGAAATTGCAGAAACAGCTGCCAAACATTGTAAAACCATCGTTCTTACAGGAGGTGAGCCTCTTACATGGAATCTTGAAATCCTGACATCCAGACTAAAGGAGCTTGGATGCACGATCCACATTGAAACTTCGGGAGCATATCCTATGAGCGGGCATCTGGACTGGATTACCCTATCTCCGAAGAAAACAGGATTACCTAAAGAAGAAATTTATCAAAAAGCTCACGAGCTTAAGGTCATCGTTTTCAATAATCATGATTTTGCATTTGCACAGGAGCAGGCAGCAAAAGTCTCCGAAAACTGCAAGCTTTACCTCCAGAGTGAATGGAGCAAAAGAAATGACATGTATCCTAAGATTACAGATTTTATTCTGGAACATCCGGAATGGCAGGCTTCTGTTCAGACCCATAAATATCTGAATATACCTTAA
- a CDS encoding bifunctional 5,10-methylenetetrahydrofolate dehydrogenase/5,10-methenyltetrahydrofolate cyclohydrolase — MAEILDGLKVSKEIKAEIKAEVEKILASKRRAPHLVAILVGNNGASKAYVNAKVKDCEEVGFQSSLIKFPSTVSESELLEKIDELNKSKAVDGFIVQLPLPDQVDQEKIINAIDPRKDVDGFHPENFGKMALEMDTFLPATPFGILTLLERYNIETKGKDCVIIGRSKIVGRPMSILMGRKDFPGNSTVTLTHSYTKDIEEYTKKADIVITALGDPHFLKGEMIKDGAVIVDVGITRVDDDSPKGYYLAGDVDFDSCAAKASWITPVPGGVGPMTRAMLMKNTIIAYKTSVYND; from the coding sequence ATGGCAGAAATTCTTGACGGACTTAAAGTATCCAAGGAAATTAAAGCAGAGATCAAAGCTGAAGTAGAAAAAATCCTGGCAAGCAAAAGAAGAGCTCCTCACTTAGTGGCAATTCTTGTAGGAAACAATGGAGCAAGCAAAGCTTATGTAAATGCTAAAGTAAAAGACTGTGAAGAAGTAGGATTTCAATCCAGCTTAATCAAATTCCCAAGCACAGTTTCGGAATCTGAATTGTTGGAAAAAATCGACGAACTGAATAAGTCTAAGGCTGTAGATGGCTTTATCGTTCAGTTACCTTTACCAGATCAGGTAGATCAGGAAAAAATTATCAATGCTATTGACCCAAGAAAAGACGTGGACGGATTCCACCCTGAAAACTTCGGAAAAATGGCCCTTGAAATGGACACTTTCTTACCGGCAACTCCTTTCGGGATCTTAACATTACTGGAAAGATATAATATTGAAACCAAAGGAAAAGACTGTGTAATCATCGGAAGAAGTAAAATTGTAGGAAGACCAATGAGTATCCTAATGGGAAGAAAAGATTTCCCTGGAAACTCAACCGTTACCCTTACACACTCATACACAAAAGACATTGAAGAATATACCAAAAAGGCAGACATCGTTATTACAGCCTTGGGAGATCCACATTTCTTAAAAGGAGAAATGATTAAGGATGGCGCTGTAATTGTTGACGTGGGGATTACAAGAGTAGATGATGATTCTCCAAAAGGATATTACCTTGCCGGTGATGTGGATTTTGACAGCTGTGCAGCAAAGGCAAGCTGGATAACCCCGGTTCCTGGAGGAGTAGGCCCAATGACAAGAGCAATGTTGATGAAAAACACCATCATCGCTTACAAAACTTCGGTCTATAACGACTAA
- a CDS encoding M48 family metallopeptidase, whose product MKVTHLLGMGAFALLVAACTTNPITGRSSLQLANNSEILTMSAQEYKTTLSKGKLITGTADAKRVVNVGNRIKSAAERYYQSIGRSADLANYSWEFALLQSNELNAWCMPGGKVAVYTGILPITKDDNGLAVVMGHEVSHALAGHGNERISQAMMAQYGGAILGGAISNAQWANVFQQVYPIGSQVALLKYGRGQESEADEMGLYLMSMAGYDPRAAIPFWNRMEAASSGARQPEFLSTHPSPETRISDINKDLPKALEYYKAAGGKL is encoded by the coding sequence ATGAAAGTTACACATCTATTAGGAATGGGAGCATTCGCTCTATTGGTTGCTGCCTGTACTACAAATCCAATTACAGGGAGATCATCTTTACAGCTGGCCAATAATTCAGAAATTTTAACAATGTCTGCGCAGGAATACAAAACGACATTGTCTAAAGGTAAACTTATTACCGGAACAGCAGATGCAAAGAGAGTGGTAAATGTAGGAAACAGAATTAAAAGTGCAGCAGAGAGATATTATCAGAGTATAGGAAGATCAGCGGATCTTGCCAATTATAGCTGGGAATTTGCCCTTTTGCAAAGCAATGAACTTAATGCATGGTGTATGCCGGGAGGTAAAGTAGCTGTTTATACAGGAATTTTGCCAATCACCAAGGATGATAACGGACTTGCAGTGGTAATGGGACATGAGGTTTCCCACGCATTGGCAGGTCATGGTAATGAAAGAATTTCTCAGGCTATGATGGCTCAATATGGTGGGGCTATTCTGGGAGGAGCCATTTCAAATGCACAGTGGGCAAACGTTTTCCAGCAGGTATATCCTATCGGATCACAGGTTGCCTTATTAAAGTATGGCAGAGGCCAGGAATCAGAGGCTGATGAAATGGGATTGTATCTGATGTCTATGGCAGGATATGACCCGAGAGCAGCTATTCCTTTCTGGAACAGAATGGAAGCCGCATCTTCAGGAGCAAGACAGCCGGAATTCTTATCTACTCACCCAAGTCCTGAAACCAGAATTTCAGATATTAACAAAGACTTGCCGAAAGCTTTAGAATACTATAAGGCTGCCGGAGGAAAACTTTAA
- a CDS encoding exopolysaccharide biosynthesis polyprenyl glycosylphosphotransferase gives MQRIRYSRYLKSIIILLDLTVIASIFIFFFISRNENLKYHKESWYQNGFSLVLLFLFWVLLSGRTKIYNIPRNLTYTLFLERLLIHFISFILGVLLIGKVSNNVFFSSDIYWLSFYLFIFIFLAKSFIYFSIKYLRSLGANYRNIMFLGDGDSTEILKNIFQERKDYGYRIFEHENADANTTELVNFWKKNGIHTLFLSTENSYSESTESEIFRLAEENKVHISLIPSITQSDFFLYDLAYIQTQPVLNQARYPLDYYSNFLIKRTFDIFFSILVLVFVCTWLFPIIAILIRISSKGPVFFLQKRYGFHEEVFSCIKFRTMVVNDQSTTDTTKENDTRITKIGKFLRKTSLDELPQFINVLKGEMSVVGPRPHMLAVDNYYKPKIGRYSLRSMVSPGITGLAQVSGLRGDFGDVEVEMKKRVLADAFYVRNWSFVLDLVIILKTILLVIGGDKNAK, from the coding sequence ATGCAGAGAATTCGATACTCTAGATACCTGAAATCGATCATTATTTTGCTTGACCTCACGGTTATTGCATCTATATTCATATTCTTTTTTATAAGCAGAAATGAAAACCTGAAGTATCATAAGGAATCCTGGTACCAGAATGGCTTTTCACTGGTTTTGTTATTTTTGTTCTGGGTGCTTCTCAGCGGTAGGACAAAAATATACAATATTCCGAGGAACCTTACGTATACCCTTTTTCTGGAAAGGCTTTTGATTCATTTCATATCCTTTATACTTGGGGTACTGCTTATCGGAAAGGTCAGTAATAATGTATTCTTCAGCTCAGATATTTACTGGCTGTCATTTTATCTGTTCATCTTTATCTTTTTAGCGAAATCATTCATATATTTTTCTATTAAGTATCTGCGATCTTTAGGAGCCAACTATAGAAATATTATGTTTTTAGGAGATGGTGATTCTACTGAAATCCTGAAAAATATTTTTCAGGAGCGTAAAGACTATGGATACAGAATATTTGAACATGAAAATGCTGACGCCAATACAACCGAGTTAGTTAATTTCTGGAAAAAAAATGGTATTCATACCCTATTTTTGTCTACAGAAAACTCATACAGTGAAAGCACTGAATCTGAAATATTCAGACTGGCTGAAGAAAATAAGGTTCATATTTCACTGATACCAAGTATCACACAAAGTGATTTCTTTCTTTACGATCTGGCGTACATTCAAACTCAACCTGTTCTTAATCAGGCCAGATATCCATTGGATTATTACTCCAATTTTCTGATTAAAAGAACTTTTGATATCTTTTTTTCCATATTAGTACTGGTTTTCGTCTGTACCTGGCTATTTCCTATCATTGCTATTTTAATCAGAATAAGTTCCAAAGGACCTGTTTTTTTTCTGCAGAAAAGATATGGCTTCCATGAAGAGGTATTCAGCTGCATAAAATTCAGAACTATGGTGGTAAATGATCAATCTACAACCGATACTACTAAAGAAAATGATACCAGAATTACTAAAATCGGGAAATTTTTAAGAAAAACCAGCCTTGATGAACTCCCGCAGTTTATCAATGTACTGAAAGGTGAAATGTCTGTAGTAGGACCACGCCCCCATATGTTAGCTGTTGATAACTATTACAAACCAAAAATTGGAAGATACAGCTTAAGAAGTATGGTAAGTCCTGGCATTACGGGACTTGCACAAGTAAGCGGACTGCGTGGTGACTTCGGGGATGTGGAAGTAGAAATGAAAAAAAGAGTTCTTGCCGACGCCTTCTATGTAAGGAACTGGAGTTTTGTTCTGGACCTGGTTATTATATTAAAAACCATTTTGCTGGTTATTGGAGGTGATAAAAACGCAAAATAA
- a CDS encoding ABC transporter ATP-binding protein translates to MIEVKDLKKSFDDVEVLKGISTSFDKGKVNLIIGQSGSGKTVFLKSLLNVYMPSSGEILFDGKDINTMNRDEKQHLRSEIGTVFQGSALFDSLTVEENIMFPLDMFTNLTYREKKKRVFEVIGRVHLDKAERKYPSEISGGMQKRVAIARAIVNNPKYLFCDEPNSGLDPYTSKVIDDLLYEITKEYNTTTIINTHDMNSVMTIGEKIVYLRLGIKEWEGNKDILITAGNKNLIDFVYSSELFKELREYLLENNKTIETTNTKIDDNEKGT, encoded by the coding sequence ATGATTGAGGTAAAAGATCTTAAGAAAAGTTTTGATGACGTTGAAGTACTCAAAGGAATTTCAACTTCATTCGATAAAGGAAAAGTAAACTTGATCATTGGGCAGAGTGGCTCCGGGAAAACTGTATTTTTAAAAAGTTTATTGAATGTTTATATGCCTTCTTCAGGAGAAATCCTGTTTGATGGGAAAGATATCAATACCATGAACAGGGATGAAAAACAGCATCTCCGCTCAGAAATCGGGACAGTATTTCAGGGAAGTGCTCTTTTTGATTCCTTAACAGTGGAAGAAAACATTATGTTCCCGCTGGATATGTTTACCAATCTCACTTATAGAGAAAAAAAGAAAAGGGTTTTCGAGGTAATAGGAAGAGTGCACCTTGACAAGGCGGAAAGGAAATATCCTTCTGAAATTTCGGGAGGAATGCAGAAAAGGGTTGCTATTGCAAGAGCCATTGTAAACAATCCAAAATATCTATTCTGCGATGAGCCTAACTCCGGGCTTGATCCGTATACATCAAAGGTTATAGATGATCTTCTATATGAAATCACCAAGGAATATAATACCACCACCATCATCAATACCCATGATATGAACTCTGTAATGACGATTGGCGAGAAAATTGTATACCTAAGACTTGGGATCAAAGAGTGGGAAGGAAATAAAGACATCCTGATTACAGCAGGCAATAAAAACCTGATTGACTTCGTTTATTCTTCAGAACTGTTTAAAGAGCTGAGAGAATATTTGCTTGAGAATAATAAAACGATTGAAACGACAAATACAAAAATCGACGATAATGAAAAAGGTACTTAG
- the meaB gene encoding methylmalonyl Co-A mutase-associated GTPase MeaB: MKFSTEELIEGIQSGNKRLIGKAITLVESKKTEHRTQAEDLLKRIMPLTGNSVRVGVTGVPGAGKSTFIESFGRLAIAHGKKVAVLAIDPSSSINKGSILGDKTRMEELAKEENAFIRPSPSSGFLGGVANTTFETMMICEAAGYDYILIETVGVGQSEVLVADITDVFLFLKIIGGGDELQGIKRGIMEMVDIIFINKVDQDNLQKAKNTRLELKRALDFIPPKEKGWKVPVLLGSALHNEGLQETYDKIAEFIDLKKKAGHFEEIRTQQAEKRFEYWVQEYILSLMKKSNTIEEAYQMHKKNASEMVSNPSTEAKLFVEKFLSGESRN; this comes from the coding sequence ATGAAATTTTCTACAGAAGAACTTATTGAGGGTATACAGTCAGGAAACAAACGTCTGATTGGGAAGGCTATTACTTTAGTTGAAAGTAAAAAGACTGAACATAGGACACAGGCGGAAGATCTTCTGAAAAGAATTATGCCTTTAACAGGAAATTCTGTAAGAGTTGGGGTGACCGGAGTACCCGGTGCCGGAAAATCTACATTTATTGAAAGCTTCGGCAGATTGGCTATTGCCCATGGAAAAAAAGTGGCGGTACTTGCCATAGACCCCAGTTCTTCAATCAATAAAGGAAGTATTTTGGGAGATAAAACCCGGATGGAAGAACTTGCCAAAGAAGAAAATGCATTCATTAGGCCCTCCCCAAGTTCAGGATTTTTAGGCGGAGTGGCCAATACCACTTTTGAAACCATGATGATCTGTGAAGCCGCCGGCTACGATTATATTTTGATTGAAACCGTTGGGGTAGGACAATCTGAAGTTCTGGTAGCTGATATTACTGACGTTTTTCTGTTCCTTAAAATTATTGGTGGAGGTGATGAGTTGCAAGGAATAAAGCGGGGGATCATGGAAATGGTAGACATTATCTTCATTAATAAGGTAGATCAGGATAATCTTCAAAAAGCAAAAAATACAAGGCTGGAACTGAAAAGGGCCCTGGATTTTATTCCGCCAAAAGAAAAAGGCTGGAAAGTTCCAGTGCTGCTGGGTTCTGCTTTACATAATGAAGGGCTTCAGGAAACCTATGATAAAATTGCTGAGTTCATTGATTTGAAAAAGAAAGCCGGACATTTTGAAGAAATCCGTACCCAACAGGCAGAAAAGCGCTTCGAATATTGGGTTCAGGAATATATTTTATCTCTGATGAAAAAAAGTAATACCATAGAAGAAGCCTATCAGATGCACAAAAAAAATGCTTCAGAGATGGTTTCTAATCCAAGCACTGAAGCAAAATTATTTGTTGAAAAATTTTTATCGGGTGAAAGCAGGAATTAA
- a CDS encoding DUF1049 domain-containing protein — MKSLSITGLILLAVSALLFYLTTDFAVEQIKISHIMGIMAGVGIGLIIGGMVGYVSKGSAIRAEQKKKEFKQLQKEKEELEKQAADIAKRQAELEAQNKNPQI; from the coding sequence ATGAAGAGTTTATCAATTACCGGACTTATCCTCTTAGCAGTTTCCGCCTTACTTTTTTATCTTACTACTGATTTCGCGGTAGAGCAGATTAAAATTTCTCATATCATGGGTATTATGGCTGGAGTAGGAATTGGCCTTATTATTGGCGGGATGGTAGGATATGTAAGCAAAGGAAGTGCAATAAGGGCTGAACAGAAGAAAAAAGAATTCAAGCAGCTTCAGAAAGAAAAAGAAGAACTGGAAAAGCAGGCTGCAGATATTGCCAAACGTCAGGCTGAGCTTGAAGCCCAAAATAAAAATCCTCAAATTTAA
- a CDS encoding MlaE family ABC transporter permease — MLKKFFTAVGEYIILLGKSLQKPQKMRVFWKLFMREINDLGVNSFGLVVFTSIFVGAVVAIQMFNNFDASSFPIPPSFVGYATKAVLVLEFAPTIISLILAGKVGSYIASSIGTMRVSEQIDALDIMGVNSPNFLIFPKIIACMIFNPLLIAISIVFGILGGYIAGILTGNWTENDYIVGIQMYMPNLFIYYAFTKTIVFAFIIATVPSYFGYFVKGGSLEVGRASTQAVVWTMVFIIISELILTQLILS; from the coding sequence ATGTTAAAAAAGTTTTTCACAGCAGTAGGGGAATATATTATTCTTTTAGGAAAATCCCTGCAGAAACCTCAGAAAATGAGGGTTTTTTGGAAGCTGTTCATGAGAGAAATTAATGATTTGGGAGTCAATTCTTTTGGACTTGTAGTCTTCACTTCAATCTTCGTGGGGGCTGTTGTGGCTATTCAGATGTTCAATAACTTTGATGCCTCTTCGTTTCCAATCCCACCTTCATTTGTAGGATATGCAACAAAAGCCGTATTGGTTCTGGAATTTGCCCCTACCATTATCAGTCTTATTCTGGCAGGTAAAGTAGGATCATATATTGCTTCCAGTATTGGAACAATGAGGGTTTCGGAGCAGATTGATGCATTGGATATTATGGGGGTAAACTCACCCAACTTTCTGATATTTCCGAAAATTATCGCCTGTATGATTTTTAATCCTCTGCTTATCGCCATCAGTATTGTATTTGGTATTCTAGGAGGATATATTGCCGGAATTTTAACAGGAAACTGGACAGAAAACGATTATATTGTTGGTATTCAGATGTATATGCCTAATTTATTTATTTACTATGCATTTACCAAAACCATTGTATTTGCTTTCATTATCGCTACAGTACCTTCTTATTTCGGATATTTTGTGAAAGGAGGATCTTTGGAAGTTGGCAGGGCCAGTACTCAGGCTGTGGTATGGACAATGGTGTTCATTATTATTTCTGAATTAATTTTAACCCAATTAATATTAAGCTAA